From Homo sapiens chromosome 6, GRCh38.p14 Primary Assembly, the proteins below share one genomic window:
- the LOC124901234 gene encoding basic proline-rich protein-like: protein MLEIHQTAEKDLLPPYSFFICKNVDFCFSDYAHSLFISYCGFIPSRNTDAIAKEAFRARLTLPLLFAKPLRSGLATICFQNNGKVQQDRFPRGASPAWPGPPTPARRPVGAHACPRRLPAWRVQGSSPPCCFPASQQITNTERSHGGDGRGVARASLGDKAGAGRAGRGRPAQSPAEADAAARASKSLKLLSSALPPHLRPAAKTRAVAGPTAKESPPALRTVGDGPRPGPKRPDPAPSRLPPPPHAGALRGPPLPHRALAGPDGGGATLGRGVATGLDARTRSGAPRLRVGPPPTAPAAPPAPCRGKPRAPPAAVGPAAHTHPPRAPRTAATQSLRPGPPSAAVRHTPVAPVARPAGEAGRRGRGAGGCPGRGAAGSRQRERAGRDPLTAALRGPARRPPPALPAPLPLPPPPPLLPPPLAAPPELRRTPPPTAAAGSASGPGGKCLRGAGERAVPAAPGLGAGARAGAGAERDAGSRAARGRGSPPPLPPLRRRRRRRRAE, encoded by the exons ATGTTGGAAATCCACCAAACTGCAGAGAAAGACCTCTTGCCTCCGtattctttcttcatctgtaaaaatgttGACTTCTGCTTTTCAGACTACGCGCACAGCCTCTTTATTTCCTACTGCGGCTTCATTCCCTCACGGAACACTGACGCCATCGCGAAGGAAGCATTTCGAGCACGACTGACGCTCCCCTTATTATTTGCTAAGCCGCTGCGCTCGGGTCTGGCTACGATTTGCTTTCAGAATAACGGGAAGGTGCAACAAGATCGCTTCCCTAGAGGCGCGTCGCCCGCGTGGCCCGGACCCCCCACGCCCGCCCGCCGCCCCGTGGGTGCGCACGCGTGTCCGCGCAGGCTTCCCGCCTGGCGAGTGCAAGGCTCCTCTCCGCCGTGCTGCTTTCCAGCCTCTCAGCAAATCACGAACACCGAAAGAAGCCACGGCGGCGACGGGAGGGGCGTCGCGCGTGCTTCCCTCGGCGACAAAGCGGGAGCCGGGCGCGCCGGCCGAGGGCGCCCGGCGCAGAGTCCCGCAGAGGCGGACGCCGCGGCACGCGCCTCGAAAAGCCTCAAACTCTTATCCTCGGCTCTCCCGCCCCACCTCCGCCCCGCAGCCAAGACCCGCGCCGTGGCGGGCCCGACGGCCAAGGAAAGCCCACCAGCCCTCCGCACCGTGGGCGACGGGCCAAGACCCGGCCCTAAACGGCCAGACCCAGCCCCTAGTCGGCTGCCGCCCCCGCCCCACGCAGGCGCGCTCCggggccctcccctcccccaccgcgCGCTCGCGGGGCCCGACGGGGGCGGAGCGACCCTCGGAAGGGGCGTGGCGACCGGGCTCGACGCGCGCACGCGCTCTGGAGCCCCACGGCTACGTGTCGGGCCAC CCCCGACCGCGCCCGCAGCCCCACCCGCCCCGTGCCGTGGAAAGCCCCGCGCCCCCCCCGCGGCCGTCGGCCCCGCAGCCCACACCCACCCGCCCCGGGCGCCCCGCACGGCGGCGACCCAGTCCTTGCGCCCAGGCCCGCCGAGCGCCGCAGTCCGTCACACTCCCGTTGCCCCCGTCGCCCGCCCCGccggggaggcagggaggagggggcgCGGCGCCGGCGGCTGCCCCGGTCGCGGGGCGGCGGGCAGCAGGCAGCGGGAGCGCGCCGGCCGGGACCCGCTAACGGCCGCCCTGCGCGgccccgcccgccgcccgcccccGGCCCTCCCCGCGCCGCTGCCCctccccccgccgccgccgctgctgccgccgccgctggCAGCGCCGCCTGAACTGAGGCGAACTCCGCCGCCAA CGGCGGCGGCTGGGAGCGCGTCGGGCCCGGGCGGAAAGTGCCTGCGGGGGGCGGGCGAGCGCGCGGTGCCGGCCGCCCCGGGGCTCGGCGCGGGAGCCAGAGCGGGAGCCGGCGCGGAGCGGGACGCCGGGTCCCGAGCGGCCCGCGGCCGGGGCTCGCCCccgcccctccctcctctccggcggcggcggcggcggcggcgggcggagTGA